AAAGTTTATCGAAGATGATGGACGATCAATCTATTATGCTACTTACACTGCTTTTGACGGCTCTCTTATAATGCCTAAACTGCTCGAGACCAGGAATTTTTATGATTTCAAAATCCGGCCGTTATACGGAAACGGAGCGCAGAACAAAAATCTGGCTCTTTTTCCGAGGAAAATTAAGGGCAATTACGTCATGATGTCGCGTATTGACGGGTGGAATAACTATATTATGTATTCAAAAAATATCACCGTGTGGGAAAAACCTATCCTGCTACAATCACCAAAGTATAGCTGGGAGTTTGTCCAGATTGGCAACTGCGGATCTCCAATTGAAACGGAACATGGGTGGCTGGTAATAACACATGGGGTAGGCCCTATGCGACGTTACTGTCTTGGAGCAAGTTTGTTCGATCTTGAAGATCCGCAGGTGGAAATAGGTCGGCTGAAAGAGCCTTTGCTTGTTCCTAATCCCGATGAACGTGAGGGATATGTTCCGAATGTGGTGTACTCATGCGGTTCTATTATTAATAACGGGAAGCTTATAATTCCTTATGGTTTATCTGACTATTCATCTTCATTTGCGATGGTTGATTTGGAGTCACTTATTGATAAGCTGAAGAGCGATAGCAAATCCTGAATCCTTTAATTTTCCAAAACTTTTTGATAAGCCTTAATATAATCGCTTACCATTTTTTCTTTTGAGAACCGGGATGCTGCCCATTTATGGCAGGCAGACCGGTTGATCTTAGGTATTTCGTGCACCGCCTCTATTGCCTCCTCAGGAGAATTGGCCAGGAAGCCAGTTTCTTCGTGTTTGATGAGTTCTGGCATTGAGCCTTTGTTAAAGGCGATCACCGGCGTGCCGCAAAGCATAGCTTCTGCTACACTCATCCCAAACGGTTCTTTAAAATTTATAGGGTGAAGCAAGGCACTGGCATTGCCCATCAGTATGTTACGCTCTTCGGGGCCTGCTGATCCGATAAATTGGATCTGGTCGCCAAGATAAGGCTTTACATGGGTTTCGTAATAGTTACTGTCCTGAATGATTCCCGCGATAATGAGCCTTCTTTTGGTACTCATTGCTATTTGAATTGCTTCCGCTGTCCCCTTATCATGGTGTATACGTCCGAAATAGAGAAGATAGTCCTCCGGCGTATTATTGAAGGTGAATTCTGCCGTATTGATTCCGTTATATACCGTTGCCAGGTAATCGAGCTCGCGGCTCCTGTCGGCATTGCTGATCGATATATAGTGACTGGTTTTATTATACTTTTTGAATACAGGAACTATTTTATGTGAGGAGAATCCATGAATAGTAGTAATCATGGGAGGCGCTATTAATCGAGACCAGGTAAGGGGAAGGAAGTCAAAATGGTTATGAATAATATCAAAACGAGATGCTTTCTCCATAAGATTACTTATATGAAGACACTCGAGTACCTTTGCATCCTGTTCCTTGTCTTCTTCATACCCGCGCTGAGCTACGAAATCAAGCTTCGCAGTGGTTAATGAGTCTCCTGTAGCAAAAAGAGTAACATCAAAGCCAGAGCTAACCAGTCCTTCGGTAAGATTAGAGGCTATTTGTTCCCATGGGCCATAGTGCCGGGGTGGTGTTCTCCAGGCTACAGGAGCAAGTACTGCAATTCTCATTTGCGATTATTTGGCGGTATATGCGGTTCCGGCATCATTTTCGGCCGGAGGACGCTCACTAACATTTCCAGTTATTTGCTATAAACTGGCTTATGACGTTTTTCTGGTGATTTATATTCCGCAGGCATTTCGTCGAGCGCTTTCAAAACGGTGAGGTGAGAAATGAGGTAAGCAAGGGTGCTTTCCGCGCCCTGGTTCCTGTTAAGCTTACCTTTCTGAAGACCGTCGCAACATCCCCTTGTTTCCGGATCGTACAGTGGTACCCGTAACTTATTATAGCCATGGAACCACATGAAGCAAAGATTCATTTTACGAAGCATCTCGGGGTTTTGGGTTAAGTGATATGCCTGATAGTACAGGAGTACCATGCCCATGGTTTCGATTGCCTGCTGATCGAAAACCGGCACGGGCTTACCCTTATGGAGCCATCCATCATTACCCACAGGGCTAAAGCAGTTGTCTTGAAATGTTACTTTTTCAAGGAAAACCATGGATTCGAATGCGGTATTTTTCACTTCTTCATTTGCAGTGATCTCTGCCGAATGCATAAGCGCAAGCGGCAGGATCGCATTGTCGTAGGTCATTACGTCCTCAAACCACTGCCAGTTATTTTTATTGTCTTTCTTGTAAGCGCTGACAATGTAGGATGTAAGTCTGTCGAGTTCACTCATCATTCTTTCATCTGATGGATGGGCTTTGAGATAAAGTGAAATGCCTATCAAGGTGTTGGCGGCTCCCCGCAGATATTTTAAATCTTTAAAATGAGGGATTGAATGCTTGAATAGCTCCTGTCCGAACTCCCGATAGGAATTATTAGGCGCAGAATTTATAAGAAAGCCGAGTGCCCATATGGTGCGGCCAAACGAATCTTCGGATCCCTTTTCATCCAGATAGTTGCGATTAAAGCTTAAAAAGTTACGGAAGTAACCATCCTCGCGTTGCATGTAATGAATGTAACTAAGATAGACAGGAATAAGCTCAATAGGTTCTTTACTCTGAAACTGCTGATTCGCCATCAGCATCAGGATAAGTGCGCGGGCATTGTCGTCAAGGCAATATCCTTCTTTGAAGTTTGGAATGCCGTATTTTGCATGTTGCATTAGTCCGGTGTAATCAGTCATCCGCCGGATATGCAACAGGCTGAACGCTGGCAGCTCGTCGTTTTCGGGCAGGCCAATTTTCGTTTTTCTATATATCGGCTTGCTGATTGCCTGGGTAAGAAGATTGATATAGTCGCGACCGATGTTAGGCCACTTGAGGTGTTTACCGTAATGAAGAGCGTTACTTCTCAATCTGTTTATCTTCGTTTCGTTGTCAAGAAGTTCTGTAATTATTTCGGCTAACGCGTTAAAGTCTTTAAAGTTAAATAGCCTGCCTCTGTTATCATCCAGTAATTCCTGTGCATGCCAGTAGGGGGTTGAGACTACAGCTGCCCCTGCACCAATAGCATATGAAAGGGTTCCGCTTGTAATTTGCGCTTCGTTCAGATACGGAGTCACATATATATGGCAGGCTGCCAGGAATTGTATAAGCTCTTCTTCTGCTACGAACTTATTGATAAAATGCAGATGATTTCGTACGCCCAATTTTTCTGCGAGTTGCTGGAGCGATTCACGGTATTCTTCTCCTGAGCTTTTTAACACGCCCGGATGGGTGTTCCCGAGGATCACATAATTGACGTCGGGGTGCTTGTCAATAATTATGGGCAGTGCTTTTATCACCGTTTCTATTCCTTTGTTGCGGCTGAGAAGACCAAATGTAAAAAGCGTTCTTTTATCCTTAAAAGGCTCTAAAGCAGTCACAGGATTTTTGGCAGGTAGTGCCATGTCGGGAACCCCATGCTCTATTATTTTAATTTTATCTTCTGATATACCATATATGGAGGTAAGAAATTGAACGGCCCGCTTGCTCATTACGACTATGTGGGCCGAATACTTTGAAATTTCTCTTGTTATAAGCTTTTGAACATAACTGGGTTCCCGAAGTACGGTGTGAAGTACTGTAATGACCGGTATTTCAAGCCCGGCTAGAAGCGATAGTATGTATATCCCGCTTTCTCCTCCGAAGATTCCGAATTCATGTTCAACGATGCATGCGTCCGCTCCGCTCTTATTGATATACTCTGCCGCGGCCGTATAGTCCCGTTGCCTCTCCTGCCTGATGACAAACTTAACTTCAGGAGGATAATCGTATTGCTTTTTATCAGATGATTCATTTATAGCTACGACGAATGTGCTTTCTGCGGCCTTTTGATGAGGGAAGTTTGAATTAATTGCCTGGATCAAATTGTGATTGAATGTGGCAATCCCACATTGTCTGGGCAAATAAGTTGATATATAAGCTATTTTCATCCTTGGTCAAGTGTTAAGGGTAATCTGCTTTTTATTAAACCG
The window above is part of the Arcticibacter tournemirensis genome. Proteins encoded here:
- a CDS encoding glycosyltransferase family 4 protein, yielding MRIAVLAPVAWRTPPRHYGPWEQIASNLTEGLVSSGFDVTLFATGDSLTTAKLDFVAQRGYEEDKEQDAKVLECLHISNLMEKASRFDIIHNHFDFLPLTWSRLIAPPMITTIHGFSSHKIVPVFKKYNKTSHYISISNADRSRELDYLATVYNGINTAEFTFNNTPEDYLLYFGRIHHDKGTAEAIQIAMSTKRRLIIAGIIQDSNYYETHVKPYLGDQIQFIGSAGPEERNILMGNASALLHPINFKEPFGMSVAEAMLCGTPVIAFNKGSMPELIKHEETGFLANSPEEAIEAVHEIPKINRSACHKWAASRFSKEKMVSDYIKAYQKVLEN
- a CDS encoding glycosyltransferase family 4 protein; this translates as MKIAYISTYLPRQCGIATFNHNLIQAINSNFPHQKAAESTFVVAINESSDKKQYDYPPEVKFVIRQERQRDYTAAAEYINKSGADACIVEHEFGIFGGESGIYILSLLAGLEIPVITVLHTVLREPSYVQKLITREISKYSAHIVVMSKRAVQFLTSIYGISEDKIKIIEHGVPDMALPAKNPVTALEPFKDKRTLFTFGLLSRNKGIETVIKALPIIIDKHPDVNYVILGNTHPGVLKSSGEEYRESLQQLAEKLGVRNHLHFINKFVAEEELIQFLAACHIYVTPYLNEAQITSGTLSYAIGAGAAVVSTPYWHAQELLDDNRGRLFNFKDFNALAEIITELLDNETKINRLRSNALHYGKHLKWPNIGRDYINLLTQAISKPIYRKTKIGLPENDELPAFSLLHIRRMTDYTGLMQHAKYGIPNFKEGYCLDDNARALILMLMANQQFQSKEPIELIPVYLSYIHYMQREDGYFRNFLSFNRNYLDEKGSEDSFGRTIWALGFLINSAPNNSYREFGQELFKHSIPHFKDLKYLRGAANTLIGISLYLKAHPSDERMMSELDRLTSYIVSAYKKDNKNNWQWFEDVMTYDNAILPLALMHSAEITANEEVKNTAFESMVFLEKVTFQDNCFSPVGNDGWLHKGKPVPVFDQQAIETMGMVLLYYQAYHLTQNPEMLRKMNLCFMWFHGYNKLRVPLYDPETRGCCDGLQKGKLNRNQGAESTLAYLISHLTVLKALDEMPAEYKSPEKRHKPVYSK